A single window of Metallosphaera hakonensis JCM 8857 = DSM 7519 DNA harbors:
- a CDS encoding AAA family ATPase, producing the protein MIKRLKIMNFKSYRDTQFEFGKINVVVGPNGSGKTNLVDAFSFLKQLIRPLSYPPYPFIRWGEYKNAVFMQDESLNISFEIDGEYKGKNYHYEILLNNFQIKKEVIDLDSYDMERTDKVVKYENREVSIPNNLSIFNLFFTQMIPGTVVYNLNFPLPNEFLNFITNFLNDLGIFRIVPQIAVSPVHITYPEALDENGRGLVKVIANNLDKIMGSQGRTTEPVRDFLSENNISIRPIFTEDGNIRLHFIEKSENKELILLPTSIPDGFIKMLTILIAVHLLGLSTIVIDEIENSLHLRYIERLIDVMQYSDAQFIVTTHSPLIIDFMDPSKIILLDKEKGETKSSRIDESEKLKEKLVKNGILLSEWLLY; encoded by the coding sequence ATGATAAAAAGGCTAAAGATAATGAATTTTAAAAGCTATCGTGACACTCAATTCGAATTTGGAAAAATTAACGTTGTTGTGGGACCAAACGGCTCTGGTAAAACTAATCTCGTTGATGCCTTTAGTTTTCTGAAACAACTAATTAGGCCTCTCTCTTATCCACCTTATCCTTTCATTCGATGGGGAGAATACAAGAATGCCGTGTTTATGCAGGATGAGAGTTTGAACATCTCCTTTGAGATTGACGGTGAGTATAAGGGGAAGAATTATCATTATGAAATTTTATTAAATAATTTTCAGATAAAAAAGGAAGTAATAGATTTAGATTCCTACGATATGGAAAGGACAGACAAAGTAGTAAAATATGAAAATAGAGAGGTATCTATTCCAAATAATCTAAGCATATTTAACTTATTCTTCACACAGATGATACCAGGCACCGTAGTCTATAATCTAAATTTTCCCCTTCCCAATGAATTCTTGAATTTTATAACGAATTTCCTAAATGACCTAGGAATATTTAGAATAGTTCCTCAAATAGCAGTATCGCCGGTACACATTACTTACCCAGAAGCATTAGATGAAAACGGTCGTGGATTAGTAAAAGTAATCGCGAATAATTTAGATAAAATAATGGGGTCACAGGGTAGAACTACGGAACCAGTTCGTGACTTTTTGTCGGAAAATAACATCTCAATCAGACCTATTTTCACCGAAGATGGAAACATAAGACTGCATTTTATTGAAAAAAGTGAAAATAAGGAACTAATTTTGCTACCAACATCAATACCTGATGGTTTCATAAAAATGCTAACAATACTTATCGCAGTTCATCTGTTAGGGTTATCAACCATAGTTATAGACGAGATAGAGAATTCACTTCATCTCAGGTATATTGAAAGACTAATTGATGTCATGCAGTATTCTGACGCTCAGTTTATAGTGACTACACATTCGCCTTTGATCATTGATTTTATGGATCCATCTAAAATAATACTCCTCGATAAAGAAAAAGGAGAAACCAAATCTAGTAGAATAGATGAATCTGAAAAACTGAAGGAGAAACTCGTCAAGAATGGCATCTTGTTAAGCGAATGGTTGCTGTACTGA
- a CDS encoding HEPN domain-containing protein, translating to MNSKDLAEGYLKEASIRMKYAELSLTEDKDFAFCVRASQETVELSIKLMLRLVGVEYPKTHDPGKILDKNKDKLPDWLKMEIDNIVYISRWLRAEREPSMYGDEIEGLSPTQLYTESYCKKALEGARYVFDLSLRLFNEITSQK from the coding sequence ATGAATAGCAAGGATTTAGCTGAGGGTTACCTTAAAGAGGCAAGTATTAGGATGAAATATGCGGAGCTAAGTCTCACCGAGGATAAGGATTTCGCATTTTGCGTTAGAGCGTCACAGGAAACTGTTGAGTTGTCAATAAAATTGATGCTTAGACTAGTCGGTGTCGAGTATCCTAAAACCCATGATCCTGGAAAGATTTTAGATAAGAATAAGGACAAATTACCAGACTGGTTAAAGATGGAAATTGATAACATAGTTTACATATCAAGATGGCTCAGGGCAGAGAGAGAACCTTCGATGTATGGAGATGAGATTGAAGGTCTGTCTCCTACACAACTATATACCGAGAGCTACTGTAAAAAAGCGTTGGAAGGTGCTAGATATGTTTTTGACCTTTCTTTAAGATTATTTAATGAGATAACTTCTCAGAAATAA
- a CDS encoding nucleotidyltransferase domain-containing protein, whose translation MDEEIVNAFLKIYGDDLVSLVLFGSYARGEQRKDSDIDLLVVLRKIDDRYEVFKKFFNVEKILDSTLYTKLREKGYDPYISPVFLDVNQATVFRPLYIDIVFDAKLLFDRDNTMKNTFERVRKKLDQLGAKRERLGRIYYVTLSNVKPGEVITYE comes from the coding sequence ATGGACGAAGAGATAGTCAATGCGTTCCTTAAAATTTACGGCGATGACTTAGTGTCATTGGTTCTGTTTGGATCTTACGCGAGAGGGGAACAAAGGAAGGACAGTGACATAGATTTACTTGTGGTTCTAAGGAAGATAGACGATAGATATGAAGTCTTCAAGAAATTCTTTAATGTGGAGAAAATTTTGGACTCCACCTTGTATACAAAACTGAGAGAGAAAGGATATGACCCTTATATCTCTCCCGTTTTCCTAGACGTCAATCAGGCCACCGTCTTTAGGCCACTTTATATTGATATAGTTTTTGACGCTAAATTGCTCTTCGATAGAGACAACACAATGAAGAATACCTTTGAGAGAGTCAGGAAAAAATTGGACCAGTTGGGTGCAAAAAGGGAGAGACTAGGAAGAATCTACTATGTAACATTGAGCAATGTCAAACCTGGAGAGGTTATAACATATGAATAG
- a CDS encoding TRASH domain-containing protein, producing the protein MTNVKELSEIEYKVLQYLRSNSRLSSSRLAKELGLSRATVAKVINSLREKGVKFTVDYYEDGKITVFAISDTCASEGECYKLIDGRFMVTLSGNMEEVQNLLSKIKSENYFIAVNKVGSASVKQRGLKCDYCGGEITGEPLLIKRGKRTYYACCRTCRTHLEKRLGEKG; encoded by the coding sequence TTGACAAACGTAAAAGAGTTAAGTGAAATAGAGTACAAAGTGCTACAGTATCTAAGGTCAAACTCCAGGTTGAGCTCAAGTAGGTTGGCTAAGGAACTGGGACTGAGCAGGGCTACCGTGGCCAAAGTTATTAATTCACTGAGGGAGAAAGGGGTGAAATTCACCGTTGACTATTATGAGGATGGGAAGATCACAGTTTTCGCAATATCTGATACCTGTGCCAGCGAAGGGGAATGCTACAAGCTTATAGACGGTAGGTTCATGGTAACCCTGTCAGGAAACATGGAAGAGGTACAGAATCTCCTTTCTAAGATCAAAAGCGAGAATTACTTCATCGCTGTGAACAAAGTTGGATCCGCAAGTGTAAAACAGAGAGGGTTGAAATGTGATTATTGCGGTGGAGAAATTACGGGTGAACCTCTCCTGATCAAGAGGGGAAAGAGAACTTATTACGCATGTTGCAGGACATGTCGGACTCATCTTGAAAAGAGATTGGGAGAGAAAGGGTGA
- a CDS encoding heavy metal translocating P-type ATPase produces the protein MGLNDKKSVEEKSLNLRLRKEEELKILGMHCATCEMTVTKALSETQGVTEAKVNLASGNAKVILEGAKLKDVVTAVRRAGYDVALQKFTGRIRISEEEAPRLREVIEELDGVVSAKINPSSGVIIVEFNPMTTSSERIQEEVRKRGYTIEVTEEKLTRSSDLRDLSLRLLVGAIVSPFTLIGIPFLQLVLSIPVVFFAGMRFHLGAYRALKNRTTNMDVLVSLSSLTAWTYSLISFLFLHSGYFFDASSLLVTFILAGKTLEAYIKERSSGETIALQSVKATKVTGEVVDSRALKTGDAVVVKSGEIIPADGVVDDGEGYVMESIYTGEPSAVKKRKGDPVIGGSTLVSGFLRVYVTRAGDRTYMAQVIEALREAEAVRMPIQGLADRISSVFAPSIVLISLVSFLLWFYVLHETLTFSVLIAVAILASACPCGFGLATPMAVIVGIRKLLRKGIVVKNGESLEKLRSVRTFVFDKTGTITKGEITVREYREDVPGAIALASSLERMSSHPVAKAISSLSSSVHKVEDFTEMEGGVYGKVDGVEVLVGKPDLIRRNCEGEPRGDVAVCINWKVGANLWLSDSIRGGVREMIAELKEQYRIIIATGDSSVFADRVAQELGVELKKGLTPDDKVELIRQLKSQGGVAFVGDGINDAQALREADVGIAVSSGTDIAKYAGDIVIPNLTFLKFLLKQSSRTVRKIKENIAWALTYNAILVPIAAGVLYPLGIILPPEYAAIGMAMNSVSVALWSFVQ, from the coding sequence ATGGGTCTTAATGATAAAAAATCCGTGGAGGAGAAATCGCTTAACCTTAGATTAAGAAAGGAAGAAGAATTAAAAATACTAGGCATGCATTGCGCCACATGCGAAATGACGGTCACGAAGGCCTTATCTGAAACTCAGGGCGTAACGGAGGCTAAGGTTAACCTGGCCTCTGGAAATGCGAAGGTGATCCTGGAGGGGGCTAAGCTAAAGGACGTGGTCACTGCAGTAAGGAGGGCCGGATACGACGTTGCCCTTCAGAAATTCACTGGAAGAATTAGAATAAGTGAGGAAGAGGCACCTAGGCTAAGGGAGGTAATCGAGGAACTGGATGGTGTGGTTTCAGCTAAGATCAATCCCAGCTCCGGCGTTATAATAGTGGAATTTAACCCCATGACGACGTCATCGGAGAGGATACAGGAGGAAGTTAGGAAAAGAGGATATACAATAGAGGTAACTGAGGAGAAATTAACTAGATCCAGTGACTTGAGGGACCTATCCCTCCGCCTCTTAGTGGGAGCAATTGTTTCTCCCTTCACCTTGATTGGAATACCCTTTCTCCAACTTGTCCTTTCGATACCCGTGGTATTTTTTGCTGGAATGAGGTTCCACTTGGGCGCATATAGGGCTCTCAAGAACAGAACCACTAACATGGACGTACTTGTTTCCCTCTCTTCTCTCACAGCCTGGACTTATAGTTTGATATCCTTCCTTTTTCTCCACTCTGGGTATTTCTTTGACGCTTCGTCCCTTCTCGTTACCTTTATTCTAGCCGGGAAGACGCTGGAGGCATACATTAAGGAGAGGTCCAGTGGAGAAACGATAGCTCTTCAATCAGTCAAGGCAACCAAGGTCACTGGAGAGGTTGTGGACTCTAGGGCGCTAAAGACGGGGGATGCGGTCGTAGTCAAATCTGGAGAGATCATACCTGCTGACGGAGTAGTTGATGACGGTGAGGGATATGTCATGGAGTCAATTTATACCGGAGAGCCTTCAGCAGTGAAGAAGAGAAAGGGGGATCCTGTTATTGGCGGTTCCACTTTAGTGTCAGGATTCCTACGCGTATACGTCACGAGAGCAGGTGATAGAACCTACATGGCTCAGGTCATTGAGGCCTTGAGAGAGGCGGAGGCCGTGAGAATGCCCATACAAGGGCTGGCAGACAGAATATCATCAGTTTTCGCGCCCTCGATTGTTTTAATATCGTTGGTCTCCTTCCTCTTATGGTTCTATGTGCTTCATGAAACCCTAACCTTTTCTGTTCTAATAGCAGTGGCCATACTGGCCTCAGCCTGTCCCTGTGGTTTCGGCCTGGCAACTCCCATGGCGGTGATAGTAGGAATAAGGAAACTTCTTAGGAAAGGCATAGTGGTAAAAAACGGAGAGAGCCTAGAGAAACTCAGGAGTGTGAGAACCTTCGTGTTCGATAAGACCGGAACCATAACGAAGGGCGAAATAACTGTGAGAGAATATCGGGAAGACGTTCCGGGTGCAATCGCGCTTGCTTCATCCCTTGAAAGGATGAGCAGTCATCCAGTGGCTAAGGCGATATCATCGCTTTCTTCTTCAGTACACAAAGTGGAGGACTTCACTGAAATGGAGGGCGGTGTCTACGGGAAGGTAGACGGAGTGGAAGTTCTTGTGGGTAAGCCGGATCTAATAAGAAGGAACTGCGAAGGAGAACCTAGGGGTGACGTAGCGGTTTGCATTAATTGGAAAGTGGGAGCTAACCTATGGCTCAGCGACTCGATAAGAGGAGGGGTAAGGGAGATGATTGCGGAATTGAAGGAACAATACAGGATAATCATAGCCACCGGAGACTCCAGCGTCTTCGCAGATAGAGTAGCCCAGGAACTAGGGGTCGAGCTTAAGAAGGGCCTAACTCCCGACGATAAGGTGGAGCTAATCAGGCAACTAAAATCGCAGGGTGGAGTGGCCTTCGTGGGAGATGGTATAAATGATGCCCAAGCATTGAGGGAAGCCGATGTGGGTATAGCAGTGTCCAGCGGTACTGATATTGCCAAATATGCAGGAGACATTGTGATACCCAACCTGACGTTCCTGAAGTTCCTTCTAAAACAATCCTCCAGGACCGTGAGGAAGATCAAGGAGAACATTGCTTGGGCGTTAACATATAACGCAATCCTAGTACCCATTGCAGCGGGGGTCCTGTACCCATTAGGTATAATACTTCCACCAGAGTATGCTGCAATAGGAATGGCAATGAACAGCGTGAGCGTGGCTCTGTGGAGCTTTGTGCAATAG